A genomic window from Arthrobacter sp. FW305-BF8 includes:
- a CDS encoding methylenetetrahydrofolate reductase: protein MTNQLPVRLEIIPTDGIVAEVQTHVSAGSTLTVTCLPHHGVKATVGASVQLGQLGYKVIPHLAARSIDGRAQLAGMLRDCEAAGITEVFAIGGDAPEPAGPYGNSSRLMEDIADLTGGSMAIGVAGYPEGHPKHNELQMLDALLEKQHLASNVVTQMCFSAPRIGWYTEMLRREGLDLPIWAGVAGAVPRAKLIALATKIGVGPSLKFLNRKGPLARRLLNAGSYSSGSLVSELATMDPALAGIHLYTFNNVETQPAMTWNLPAGAKAS from the coding sequence ATGACGAACCAATTGCCGGTGCGCCTGGAGATCATTCCCACCGACGGCATTGTTGCCGAAGTACAGACGCACGTTTCAGCCGGATCAACGCTGACGGTAACCTGCCTCCCGCACCACGGGGTCAAGGCCACCGTGGGGGCCTCGGTCCAGCTTGGCCAGCTGGGCTACAAGGTGATTCCCCACCTGGCCGCCCGGAGCATCGATGGCCGGGCGCAGCTGGCCGGAATGCTCCGTGACTGCGAGGCTGCGGGGATTACGGAGGTTTTCGCGATCGGAGGTGACGCTCCGGAGCCCGCCGGTCCCTACGGCAACAGCAGCCGGCTCATGGAGGACATTGCCGACCTGACCGGCGGGTCCATGGCCATCGGTGTCGCCGGATATCCCGAAGGCCATCCGAAACACAACGAGCTGCAGATGCTCGATGCACTGCTGGAGAAGCAGCATCTGGCCTCGAACGTGGTGACCCAGATGTGCTTTTCGGCGCCCAGGATCGGCTGGTACACGGAAATGCTGCGGCGCGAAGGCCTCGATCTCCCGATCTGGGCTGGGGTGGCCGGGGCCGTCCCGCGGGCCAAGCTGATCGCGCTCGCCACCAAGATCGGGGTCGGCCCGTCGCTGAAGTTCCTGAACCGGAAGGGCCCCCTCGCCCGCAGGCTCCTGAACGCCGGCAGCTATTCATCAGGGTCTCTGGTGTCCGAACTGGCCACGATGGATCCTGCACTTGCGGGCATCCACCTCTATACATTCAACAACGTCGAAACCCAGCCGGCAATGACCTGGAACCTTCCCGCGGGCGCCAAAGCCTCCTAG
- a CDS encoding NtaA/DmoA family FMN-dependent monooxygenase (This protein belongs to a clade of FMN-dependent monooxygenases, within a broader family of flavin-dependent oxidoreductases, the luciferase-like monooxygenase (LMM) family, some of whose members use coenzyme F420 rather than FMN.) — MTDTHIGNGFVPSGQLQLGIFFQGVNSGTVWKSPESGSQTDFESFRRIAQTAERGLFAAFFLGEGLRLREHLGRPHALDVAGRPDAQTMLAALASVTSRIGLVATQNTTYNDPADLAHRLSSLDLLSGGRAAWNVVTTDNAWTGANFRRGGYLDHADRYVHAEAFVNTAKRIWDSWEDGAIASSPGASAWAAPGSARPVRHEGKHYTVDYVPRLPRSAQYRPVLFQAGDSPEGRDFAARQADVIFSAHPKLDDALDFRRDIVERTVKAGRGANDLKIMPASEFILAATPQEAREKKNWVRSLQIGPEQAIAYLEQFWGRELQGFDPDGPLPDIDPVVEETSETRGSGFHGAKAKQLADQWRAEAKDKGLSIRQFVSARTSRGDSSFTGSYTEVADRLAEYARTGAVDGFNISPWLIPTGLDDIVNHLVPELQERGVYPTEYAGPTLRENLGLATPVRQEAAVGNTAVGLEV; from the coding sequence ATGACAGACACACACATCGGCAACGGCTTCGTGCCCTCCGGCCAGCTGCAGCTCGGCATCTTCTTCCAGGGCGTGAATTCGGGTACCGTCTGGAAATCGCCGGAGTCCGGATCGCAGACGGACTTCGAGTCCTTCCGCCGCATCGCGCAGACCGCAGAGCGGGGCCTGTTCGCCGCGTTCTTCCTCGGCGAGGGGCTGCGGCTCCGCGAGCACCTCGGCCGCCCGCATGCACTGGACGTGGCCGGCCGGCCGGACGCGCAAACCATGCTGGCCGCGCTGGCCTCCGTGACCAGCCGCATCGGCCTGGTGGCCACCCAGAACACCACGTACAACGACCCCGCCGACCTGGCACACCGGCTGTCCAGCCTGGACCTGCTCTCCGGCGGCCGTGCTGCCTGGAACGTGGTCACCACGGACAATGCCTGGACCGGGGCGAACTTCCGCCGCGGCGGCTACCTGGACCACGCCGACCGGTACGTCCACGCCGAAGCGTTCGTCAATACGGCCAAGCGGATCTGGGATTCCTGGGAGGACGGCGCCATCGCTTCGAGCCCCGGCGCCTCCGCCTGGGCCGCGCCCGGTTCGGCCCGGCCCGTGCGCCACGAGGGCAAGCACTACACGGTGGACTACGTGCCCCGGCTGCCGCGCAGTGCCCAGTACCGGCCGGTGCTGTTCCAGGCCGGCGACTCGCCGGAGGGACGCGACTTCGCTGCCCGGCAGGCCGACGTCATCTTCTCCGCCCACCCTAAGCTCGACGACGCCCTCGACTTCCGCCGCGACATCGTCGAGCGCACGGTCAAGGCCGGGCGCGGCGCGAACGACCTCAAGATCATGCCCGCCAGCGAGTTCATTCTCGCGGCCACCCCGCAGGAAGCCCGCGAGAAGAAGAACTGGGTGCGGAGCCTGCAGATCGGGCCCGAGCAGGCCATCGCCTATCTCGAACAGTTTTGGGGCCGCGAGCTCCAGGGCTTCGATCCGGACGGGCCGCTGCCGGACATCGACCCCGTGGTGGAGGAGACCTCCGAGACCCGCGGCAGCGGCTTCCACGGCGCCAAGGCGAAGCAGTTGGCGGATCAGTGGCGCGCCGAAGCCAAAGACAAGGGCCTCAGCATCCGGCAGTTCGTCTCAGCCCGGACCAGCCGCGGGGACTCCAGCTTCACCGGTTCCTACACGGAGGTGGCGGACCGCCTGGCGGAGTATGCCCGCACCGGAGCGGTGGACGGCTTCAACATCTCGCCGTGGCTGATCCCCACCGGCCTGGACGACATCGTCAACCACCTCGTCCCGGAACTTCAGGAACGCGGCGTATACCCCACGGAGTACGCCGGCCCCACGCTCCGGGAGAACCTGGGCCTGGCGACGCCGGTCCGGCAAGAAGCCGCCGTCGGGAACACCGCCGTCGGACTTGAGGTCTAG
- a CDS encoding LLM class flavin-dependent oxidoreductase, translated as MSTAAQGFLALELDGDGAHPAAWRKARHTPAELLDGTRVRATVLAAESAGFHVATFADGPLTPASSDPGGRDIPGRLNALQRAAFAGPVTGSIVLVPEVDTVYTEPFHISTQLASLDYVSGGRAGWLVAASDRTSDAAAVGRSFVSADGLAREAADSIEVSRRLWDSWEDDAVIRDVATGRYIDVDKLHYVDFESTVESGGAGYSVKGPSIIPRPLQGQLPVLAPAGLLGADQLSAGAADAVLVSAPTPELLAGEIAEARAAAPAAAIIAELDVVLDARGQSAAGRLAELDAHTPWQSSRARFVGTAAELTGLLASILETADGVRLHPAVLDVDLEELAQLVLPALRRRGVLAPQQTGSSFRHLLGLQRPASRYTAATATESVTARASSAADS; from the coding sequence GTGAGCACTGCAGCCCAAGGTTTCCTCGCCCTCGAACTGGACGGCGACGGAGCGCACCCCGCCGCCTGGCGCAAGGCGCGGCACACTCCCGCCGAACTGCTCGACGGAACGCGCGTCCGTGCCACGGTGCTGGCCGCGGAATCGGCCGGGTTCCACGTGGCCACGTTCGCGGACGGACCGCTGACGCCCGCGTCTTCCGATCCCGGCGGCCGGGACATCCCTGGCCGGCTGAACGCCCTGCAGCGTGCCGCCTTTGCCGGGCCTGTTACAGGCTCCATCGTGCTCGTCCCCGAGGTGGACACCGTCTACACCGAGCCGTTCCACATCTCCACGCAGCTGGCCAGCCTGGACTACGTATCCGGCGGCCGTGCCGGCTGGCTGGTGGCCGCCTCGGACCGGACGTCCGATGCCGCCGCCGTCGGACGTTCCTTTGTTTCTGCTGACGGCCTGGCCCGGGAGGCGGCCGATTCGATCGAGGTCAGCCGCCGGCTCTGGGATTCCTGGGAGGACGACGCCGTGATCCGGGACGTCGCCACCGGGCGATACATCGACGTCGACAAGCTGCATTACGTCGATTTCGAGAGCACGGTCGAGTCCGGCGGTGCCGGCTACTCGGTGAAGGGCCCGTCCATCATTCCCCGGCCGCTGCAGGGCCAGCTGCCGGTCCTCGCGCCAGCCGGCCTGCTGGGCGCTGACCAGCTGTCCGCAGGGGCGGCCGACGCCGTGCTCGTCTCCGCACCCACGCCCGAGCTGCTGGCCGGTGAGATCGCCGAGGCCCGCGCCGCCGCTCCCGCGGCGGCCATCATCGCCGAGCTCGACGTCGTCCTCGACGCCCGCGGGCAAAGCGCCGCCGGGCGCCTCGCCGAGCTGGATGCGCACACTCCCTGGCAGAGCAGCCGTGCCCGTTTCGTCGGCACCGCTGCGGAGCTCACCGGGCTACTGGCCTCCATTTTGGAGACTGCCGACGGCGTTCGCCTCCACCCGGCGGTCCTGGACGTGGACCTGGAGGAGCTGGCCCAGCTGGTGCTTCCCGCCCTCCGGCGCCGGGGCGTGCTCGCCCCGCAGCAGACGGGTTCCAGCTTCCGGCACCTGCTGGGCCTGCAGCGTCCGGCCAGCCGGTACACCGCTGCCACCGCCACGGAATCAGTAACTGCACGCGCATCGTCCGCGGCCGATAGCTAG
- a CDS encoding DUF1684 domain-containing protein encodes MKSQVETTTAFAAEWEQWHAAHERRRADPHGFLAVTHLHWLGAEPSRLDGVPGLWSVQDDAVTVVLEAGESLLRDGRELNDNSVKDGGTAVVFDPIAEREGINLTAGPAVVELAKRGGEYIVRPRHPENPLLNEYRGTPAYAPDPRYAVDGEYVAFESPRPTTVGAAVEGIVHVYEAPGEIRFTLEGEDLTLTAFNGHAPGTLSVLFTDATSGKTTYAANRSLTVGPPDADGRVNLDFNRAVNLPCAYTDLATCPLPPAENRLTVAIEAGEQNPHERQAEQ; translated from the coding sequence GTGAAGTCCCAGGTTGAAACCACCACCGCCTTCGCGGCCGAGTGGGAGCAGTGGCACGCCGCGCATGAGCGCCGCCGCGCCGATCCGCACGGCTTCCTCGCCGTCACCCACCTCCACTGGCTGGGTGCCGAACCCTCCCGGCTCGACGGCGTTCCGGGCCTCTGGAGCGTGCAGGATGACGCCGTCACGGTGGTTTTGGAGGCCGGTGAAAGCCTGCTGCGGGACGGCCGGGAGCTGAACGACAACTCAGTTAAGGACGGAGGTACGGCCGTCGTCTTCGATCCGATCGCCGAGCGGGAGGGCATCAACCTCACCGCGGGTCCCGCCGTCGTCGAACTCGCCAAGCGCGGCGGTGAATACATCGTCCGGCCCCGGCACCCGGAGAACCCTCTGCTCAACGAGTACCGCGGCACGCCGGCCTACGCCCCGGACCCGCGCTACGCCGTCGACGGCGAATACGTGGCCTTCGAGTCGCCCCGGCCGACGACCGTCGGGGCCGCCGTCGAGGGCATCGTGCACGTGTACGAGGCACCCGGCGAGATCCGGTTCACGCTGGAAGGCGAGGACCTCACGCTCACGGCCTTCAACGGCCACGCACCGGGCACGTTGTCTGTGCTGTTCACGGACGCAACGTCCGGCAAGACCACCTACGCAGCGAACCGCTCGCTCACGGTGGGCCCACCGGACGCCGACGGCCGCGTAAACCTGGATTTCAACCGCGCGGTGAACCTGCCGTGCGCCTACACCGACCTCGCCACCTGCCCGCTGCCGCCGGCCGAAAACCGCCTGACTGTGGCCATCGAAGCGGGCGAACAGAACCCCCACGAAAGGCAGGCTGAACAGTGA
- a CDS encoding ABC transporter substrate-binding protein, protein MALFSSQRPSGALPAVVLLGTLLSTAALSACSDPGAAASGGPAGAASGAATTAARNGVVYNTSPDQQRIRAEKDAELAAKVPALIGKDGKLTVATTAGSIPLSFHATDDKTPIGSELDIAQLVADKLGLELDIQVTSWENWPLKTQSGDFEAVFSNVGINKDRVKLFDFASYRAAYMGFEAKKSSSYNIQGADDISGLKVSVGSGTNQEKILLAWNKELEAEGKDPAVLQYYSSDADTILALSSGRTDLNIAPYPSTVYRENTRDDLKIVGKVNAGWPSETLVAATSLKGNGLAPVITEALNSAIKDGSYAKVLDRWGLSEEALPESKTVTEANFASTQTGTTETGASK, encoded by the coding sequence ATGGCACTCTTCTCCAGCCAGCGCCCCAGCGGCGCGCTGCCCGCCGTCGTGCTTCTCGGCACGCTGCTCAGCACCGCGGCCCTGTCCGCCTGCTCCGACCCCGGCGCCGCAGCCTCGGGCGGTCCAGCAGGTGCCGCATCAGGTGCGGCGACGACGGCGGCCCGCAACGGCGTCGTCTACAACACCTCCCCCGACCAGCAGCGGATCCGCGCCGAAAAGGACGCCGAACTGGCAGCCAAGGTGCCCGCGCTCATCGGCAAGGACGGCAAGCTCACGGTGGCCACCACCGCCGGCTCCATCCCGCTGTCCTTCCACGCCACGGACGACAAGACGCCCATCGGCTCCGAGCTGGACATCGCCCAGCTCGTGGCGGACAAGCTGGGCCTGGAGCTGGACATCCAGGTCACATCCTGGGAGAACTGGCCCCTGAAGACCCAGTCCGGCGACTTCGAGGCCGTGTTCTCCAACGTGGGCATCAACAAGGACCGGGTGAAGCTGTTCGACTTCGCCAGCTACCGGGCGGCGTACATGGGCTTCGAGGCGAAGAAGTCCTCGTCCTACAACATCCAGGGTGCCGACGACATCTCCGGGCTGAAGGTCTCCGTGGGCTCCGGCACCAACCAGGAGAAGATCCTGCTGGCCTGGAACAAGGAGCTCGAAGCCGAGGGCAAGGATCCGGCTGTGCTCCAGTACTACTCGTCCGACGCCGACACCATCCTTGCATTGTCCTCCGGCCGGACCGATCTCAACATCGCGCCGTACCCCTCCACGGTGTACCGGGAGAACACCCGGGACGACCTGAAGATCGTCGGCAAGGTCAACGCCGGCTGGCCGTCCGAGACCCTGGTGGCCGCCACCTCGCTCAAGGGCAATGGGCTGGCGCCGGTGATCACCGAGGCGCTGAACTCCGCCATCAAGGACGGCTCCTACGCCAAGGTGCTGGACCGCTGGGGATTGTCCGAAGAAGCCCTGCCGGAATCCAAGACGGTGACTGAGGCCAACTTTGCTTCCACGCAGACGGGAACAACAGAGACGGGGGCATCCAAGTGA
- a CDS encoding amino acid ABC transporter ATP-binding protein gives MSTTLEAPASTRGLVEITKVRKSFGTTEVLKGISLTVEPGGVAVIVGPSGSGKSTLLRTINHLEKVDAGFIAIDGQLVGYRVKGNKLHELPERDILKQRTEIGMVFQNFNLFPHLTALENVTEAPVVAQGRSQAEARERGLELLDRVGLRDRAGAYPRQLSGGQQQRVAIARALALDPKILLFDEPTSALDPELVNEVLDVIRELAKSGTTLIIVTHEMGFARDVADTVVFMDQGQIVEQGNPQDIFTNPREERTRSFFSKVIEPAFNI, from the coding sequence ATGAGCACAACTCTTGAAGCCCCCGCCTCCACCCGCGGACTGGTGGAAATCACGAAGGTCCGGAAGTCATTTGGCACCACCGAGGTCCTGAAGGGCATCTCCCTGACGGTGGAGCCCGGCGGCGTGGCCGTCATCGTCGGCCCGTCCGGATCCGGAAAGTCCACACTGCTGCGGACCATCAACCACCTGGAAAAGGTGGATGCCGGGTTCATCGCCATCGACGGCCAGCTGGTGGGCTACCGGGTCAAGGGCAACAAGCTGCACGAGCTGCCGGAACGGGACATCCTGAAACAGCGCACCGAAATCGGCATGGTATTCCAGAACTTCAACCTGTTCCCGCACCTGACGGCGCTGGAGAACGTGACTGAGGCACCCGTCGTCGCGCAGGGACGGTCCCAGGCGGAGGCCCGCGAGCGCGGCCTGGAACTCCTGGACCGGGTGGGCCTGCGGGACCGCGCCGGCGCCTATCCCCGCCAGCTGTCCGGCGGCCAGCAGCAGCGCGTCGCCATCGCCCGGGCGCTGGCCCTCGACCCCAAGATCCTGCTCTTCGACGAGCCCACCTCCGCCCTCGACCCCGAACTGGTCAACGAGGTGCTGGACGTGATCCGCGAGCTGGCCAAGTCCGGCACCACCCTGATCATCGTCACCCATGAGATGGGTTTTGCCCGCGACGTGGCGGACACCGTGGTGTTCATGGACCAGGGCCAGATCGTCGAACAGGGCAATCCCCAAGACATTTTCACGAACCCGCGCGAAGAACGCACCCGGAGTTTCTTCTCCAAGGTGATCGAACCCGCCTTCAACATCTAA
- a CDS encoding amino acid ABC transporter permease, translating into MSSAATRTAQPPTEKPAPETQTGETQAPAVPAAPADLRAAVDYADYRLVPARRPWRWVGTVLVALGVAAVAWSLATNPRWEWGVVAQWFTAKSVVNGLVETLKLTAISGVLGFILGFILALMRLSASPLLVSVSWTFSWIFRSTPLLVQMLLWYNLGYLYEKISLGIPFTDIRFFEAQTTTLISQFAAAVLGLTLNQAAYSAEIIRGGILSVDQGQLEAAAALGIPAWRRSTRIVLPQAMRAILPTAFNEIIGLVKGTSIVYVLAYSELFYTVQVIYNRTQQVLPLLLVATLWYVVITSVLSVFQYYIERHYSKGAVRTLPLTPLQKARKFFATHAPAGTTGPASTTGRK; encoded by the coding sequence ATGAGTTCAGCAGCAACCAGGACGGCCCAACCCCCCACTGAGAAACCGGCCCCCGAGACCCAAACCGGGGAGACCCAAGCCCCGGCAGTGCCGGCCGCCCCCGCGGACCTTCGTGCCGCCGTCGACTACGCCGACTACCGCCTGGTTCCTGCACGCCGCCCGTGGCGCTGGGTGGGCACCGTACTGGTGGCGCTCGGAGTAGCGGCGGTGGCGTGGTCCCTGGCCACGAACCCGCGCTGGGAGTGGGGCGTGGTGGCCCAGTGGTTCACCGCCAAGTCCGTGGTGAACGGCCTGGTGGAAACCCTCAAGCTCACGGCCATCTCCGGAGTCCTCGGCTTCATCCTGGGCTTCATCCTCGCCCTCATGCGGCTTTCCGCTTCACCGCTGCTGGTCTCCGTGTCCTGGACGTTTTCGTGGATCTTCCGCTCCACGCCGCTGCTGGTCCAGATGCTCCTCTGGTACAACCTGGGTTACCTCTACGAGAAGATCAGCTTAGGCATTCCGTTCACGGACATCCGCTTCTTCGAGGCGCAGACCACCACCCTGATCAGCCAGTTTGCTGCCGCCGTGCTCGGCCTGACACTGAACCAGGCCGCCTACTCGGCCGAGATCATCCGCGGCGGCATCCTGTCCGTGGACCAGGGCCAGCTCGAGGCAGCAGCCGCCCTGGGTATTCCCGCCTGGCGCAGGTCCACCCGGATCGTGCTGCCCCAGGCCATGCGCGCCATCCTGCCCACGGCCTTCAACGAGATCATCGGCCTGGTCAAGGGCACCTCGATCGTCTACGTCCTGGCCTACTCGGAGCTCTTCTACACGGTCCAGGTGATTTACAACCGCACCCAGCAGGTCCTGCCGCTGCTGCTCGTGGCCACGCTCTGGTACGTGGTGATCACCTCCGTGCTCAGCGTGTTCCAGTACTACATCGAACGCCACTACTCCAAGGGAGCCGTGCGCACCCTGCCCCTCACACCGCTGCAGAAGGCCCGGAAGTTCTTCGCCACCCATGCACCGGCCGGCACCACCGGACCCGCCAGCACCACCGGAAGGAAATGA
- a CDS encoding GNAT family N-acetyltransferase, giving the protein MHDPRVRPLLDELAVEYDTRYGDLFGRGAAAEELNRYPAAEFEAPDGALLIIQENGESVAGGAFRRYDAETAEFKRIWTHSAHRRRGLARRVLTELERLAAERGYRGVFLTTGPRQPEAKYLYLNTGYAAQFDLAADPETVGPLAFTKDLAVVPAEDPAQDGRAAPRFTGSSSVR; this is encoded by the coding sequence ATGCACGATCCCCGCGTCCGGCCGCTCCTGGATGAGCTCGCCGTCGAGTACGACACCCGCTACGGCGACCTGTTCGGCCGGGGCGCGGCCGCGGAGGAACTGAACAGATACCCGGCCGCGGAATTCGAGGCGCCGGACGGCGCGTTGCTGATCATTCAGGAGAACGGCGAGTCCGTGGCGGGCGGCGCCTTCCGCCGGTACGACGCCGAAACCGCCGAATTTAAGCGGATCTGGACTCACTCGGCGCACCGGCGGCGGGGACTGGCCCGGCGGGTCCTGACAGAACTGGAGAGGCTGGCCGCGGAGCGCGGGTACCGCGGCGTCTTCCTGACCACGGGCCCGCGCCAGCCGGAGGCCAAGTACCTGTACCTGAACACCGGGTACGCCGCGCAGTTCGACCTCGCCGCCGACCCCGAGACCGTAGGGCCGCTGGCGTTCACAAAGGATCTGGCCGTCGTCCCTGCAGAGGACCCGGCTCAGGACGGGCGTGCGGCGCCCAGGTTCACGGGGTCTTCGTCTGTCAGGTAG
- a CDS encoding ammonium transporter, with translation MNAGDVAWILASSALVCMMIPALALFYGGMVGSRRILNMMMMCFGGASLVAVLWALFGYSMAFGNSVNGLGLIGDVTEYAGLESMLKDNPDAALPAALFTSFQLFFACVTTALVAGAAAGRMKFGAWMMFAGVWATLVYFPIAHWVFAFNSADGSVTGGWIANGIKAIDYAGGTAVHMNAGAAALALALVLGRSSGWPKMEHSKPHSRPLVLVGAGLLWIGWFGFNAGSALAAGHAASVVFLNTAVAAAAGLLAWALAERIRHGATTSMGAASGLIAALVAITPACGAVSPLGAVAIGAIAGAVCSLAIEWKFRLGFDDSLDVVGVHLVGGIIGTLLIGIFATSSAPNGISGLLYGGGLQQLGIQSVATVAVLTYSFGMTWVIAKVVDMAMGLRIHEEDELRGIDLAAHAEFAYLTDEDPVNLGAARPS, from the coding sequence ATGAACGCTGGAGATGTTGCCTGGATCCTCGCAAGTTCCGCACTGGTGTGCATGATGATTCCCGCCCTGGCCCTCTTCTATGGGGGCATGGTGGGGTCCCGCCGGATCCTGAACATGATGATGATGTGCTTCGGCGGAGCCAGCCTGGTTGCCGTGCTGTGGGCACTGTTTGGATACTCGATGGCCTTTGGCAATTCCGTGAACGGCCTGGGCCTGATCGGGGACGTTACGGAGTACGCAGGCCTCGAGTCGATGCTGAAGGATAATCCCGATGCCGCCCTGCCGGCAGCGCTGTTCACGTCCTTCCAGCTGTTCTTCGCCTGCGTCACCACCGCCCTGGTTGCCGGTGCCGCCGCCGGGCGCATGAAGTTCGGCGCGTGGATGATGTTTGCCGGCGTCTGGGCCACGCTGGTCTACTTTCCCATCGCGCACTGGGTCTTCGCGTTCAACTCCGCCGACGGCTCGGTGACCGGTGGCTGGATCGCCAATGGCATCAAGGCCATCGACTACGCCGGCGGAACAGCAGTGCACATGAACGCCGGCGCCGCCGCCCTCGCCCTGGCCCTGGTCCTGGGCCGCAGCTCCGGCTGGCCCAAGATGGAACACTCCAAGCCGCACAGCCGGCCCCTGGTGCTGGTGGGCGCGGGCCTGCTCTGGATCGGCTGGTTCGGCTTCAACGCAGGCTCTGCGCTGGCCGCCGGGCACGCTGCGTCCGTGGTGTTCCTCAACACCGCGGTGGCCGCCGCGGCGGGGCTGCTCGCCTGGGCACTCGCTGAACGGATCAGGCACGGGGCCACCACCAGCATGGGCGCCGCCTCAGGCCTGATCGCCGCGCTTGTGGCCATCACTCCTGCCTGCGGCGCTGTCAGTCCGCTGGGCGCCGTGGCCATCGGCGCGATCGCCGGCGCTGTCTGCTCGCTGGCGATCGAATGGAAGTTCCGCCTCGGCTTCGACGACTCACTGGACGTGGTGGGCGTGCACCTCGTGGGCGGCATCATCGGCACGCTCCTCATCGGCATCTTCGCCACCAGCAGCGCGCCCAACGGCATCAGCGGCCTGTTGTACGGCGGCGGCCTGCAGCAGCTGGGCATTCAGTCAGTCGCGACCGTTGCCGTGCTGACCTACTCCTTCGGCATGACCTGGGTGATTGCCAAGGTGGTGGACATGGCCATGGGGCTGCGCATCCACGAAGAGGACGAGCTCCGCGGCATCGACCTCGCGGCCCACGCGGAATTCGCCTACCTGACAGACGAAGACCCCGTGAACCTGGGCGCCGCACGCCCGTCCTGA